From the genome of Bufo bufo unplaced genomic scaffold, aBufBuf1.1, whole genome shotgun sequence, one region includes:
- the LOC120985480 gene encoding protein Tob2-like, producing the protein MHLEIKVALNFIISYLYNKLPRRRADLFGEELERLLKGKYEGHWYPDKPLKGSGYRCVHIGETVDPVVEQAARRSGLDIEDVRANVPEELSVWIDPFEVSYQIGEKGTVKVLYLEDVESSTELDKEIKSSFNPEAQAFIPITNQEASLSNSPSPSFGQSPSPTFIPRATHPITFTTATFAATKFGSTKMKKGGQRMARSPTNNLAKHKGLSLSMHSLNFSPVQGPPSQLSPNAKEFVFSGPPGLFYEGDSQNLPSPGQFATPFSTGSSLFNEKSPFVDGLNFSLPYPSQPFQPVILAN; encoded by the coding sequence ATGCATCTGGAGATTAAAGTCGCCCTGAATTTTATTATATCATACCTATACAATAAGCTTCCAAGAAGAAGAGCTGATCTGTTTGGTGAAGAGTTAGAGAGGCTGCTAAAAGGCAAATATGAAGGGCACTGGTACCCTGACAAACCTCTGAAGGGCTCCGGCTATCGCTGTGTTCACATTGGTGAAACAGTAGATCCAGTGGTGGAGCAAGCTGCACGCAGAAGTGGTCTTGATATAGAAGATGTAAGGGCAAACGTACCAGAAGAACTGAGTGTTTGGATTGATCCTTTTGAAGTGTCTTATCAAATTGGGGAGAAGGGAACAGTAAAAGTACTGTATTTGGAAGATGTAGAGAGCAGCACAGAGCTGGACAAAGAGATAAAGAGCAGCTTCAATCCTGAGGCACAAGCGTTCATCCCAATTACAAACCAAGAGGCTTCACTGTCaaactctccatctccatccTTTGGTCAGTCTCCAAGTCCGACATTCATCCCTCGTGCCACTCATCCAATTACCTTTACTACTGCcacatttgcagccaccaaatttgGCTCAACTAAGATGAAGAAAGGAGGTCAACGCATGGCGCGATCACCCACCAATAACCTTGCGAAGCACAAGGGTCTGTCTCTTTCCATGCATTCTCTGAACTTCAGTCCAGTCCAGGGACCCCCATCCCAGCTTTCTCCTAACGCCAAGGAGTTTGTCTTCAGTGGTCCACCAGGGCTCTTTTATGAGGGGGACAGCCAGAATCTTCCAAGCCCTGGTCAGTTTGCCACCCCCTTCAGCACTGGGAGCAGCCTGTTTAATGAGAAATCTCCTTTTGTGGATGGATTGAACTTCAGCCTCCCCTATCCAAGCCAGCCGTTCCAGCCTGTCATCCTGGCTAATTGA